The Pseudomonadales bacterium genome includes a region encoding these proteins:
- a CDS encoding polymer-forming cytoskeletal protein has product MFGSKDNKDSGVKAPTSFSQDSQSVIPKKITESKKSSSTTLIAKDAEIFGDIKFAGNLEIEGHVVGNLIANPGSDASVRVMENGTIEGDLNVPNTIINGLVKGNVHANSLELANKAKVEGNVHYQSIEMVKGSQVNGSLVYTDASPAAKTVKIDQHKSSQS; this is encoded by the coding sequence ATGTTTGGCAGCAAAGACAATAAAGATAGCGGCGTTAAAGCACCGACATCGTTCAGCCAAGACAGCCAATCGGTAATCCCTAAAAAAATCACCGAAAGCAAAAAAAGCAGCTCCACGACACTGATCGCTAAAGATGCCGAAATCTTCGGCGATATCAAGTTCGCCGGCAATCTCGAAATTGAAGGCCATGTCGTCGGCAACTTAATTGCCAACCCGGGTTCAGATGCCTCCGTCAGGGTTATGGAGAACGGCACCATCGAAGGCGACTTGAATGTACCCAATACTATTATCAACGGCCTTGTGAAAGGTAATGTGCACGCTAATAGCTTAGAGCTGGCTAATAAAGCCAAGGTTGAAGGCAATGTGCACTATCAATCGATTGAGATGGTAAAAGGCTCGCAGGTAAATGGCTCACTGGTGTATACCGATGCCAGCCCGGCGGCAAAAACGGTCAAAATTGATCAACATAAATCCTCGCAATCCTAA
- the rpiA gene encoding ribose-5-phosphate isomerase RpiA: MNQDQLKQAVAKAALDICLSQLSRSDILGIGTGSTANFFIDLLAPYKDDFKGCVSSSEASSKRLQGHGIEVYTLNEVGPFSLYVDGADEANPQLQLIKGGGAALTREKIVAACAEQFICIADHSKAVQTLGQFPLPVEVIPMARSHVARQLLAMGGNPVYREGVVTDNGNVIIDVYDFMINDPCATESAINAITGVVTNGLFAARPADTLLLSSSGGVEQLKAEIA; this comes from the coding sequence ATGAACCAAGATCAACTGAAGCAAGCGGTTGCAAAAGCAGCGCTAGACATCTGCCTAAGCCAACTTTCACGCAGCGATATTCTCGGCATTGGCACAGGCTCTACGGCCAACTTTTTTATTGACTTGCTGGCACCCTATAAAGACGATTTCAAGGGCTGCGTTTCCAGTTCTGAAGCATCCAGCAAGCGCTTGCAAGGTCATGGCATAGAAGTCTATACGCTGAACGAAGTTGGACCATTCTCACTCTATGTTGACGGCGCTGATGAAGCGAATCCTCAGCTGCAACTGATCAAAGGCGGCGGCGCAGCCTTAACCCGTGAAAAAATTGTCGCCGCCTGTGCCGAGCAATTTATCTGTATTGCCGACCATAGCAAAGCGGTGCAAACCCTTGGGCAATTTCCCCTACCGGTTGAAGTCATTCCCATGGCGCGTAGCCACGTGGCAAGACAGTTACTGGCGATGGGCGGTAACCCAGTATACCGCGAAGGTGTCGTGACTGATAACGGTAATGTGATTATTGATGTTTATGACTTTATGATTAACGACCCCTGCGCCACAGAGTCTGCGATCAATGCGATTACCGGTGTCGTCACCAATGGCTTATTTGCCGCTCGCCCCGCTGACACATTATTGTTATCCAGCAGCGGTGGGGTTGAACAGCTGAAGGCGGAAATCGCCTAA
- the erpA gene encoding iron-sulfur cluster insertion protein ErpA, which translates to MSVAESFDPTPLIFTDNAAAKVRELVEDEQNPELKLRVFVTGGGCSGFQYGFTFDELLADDDITIEKDHVALVVDSLSYQYLVGATVDYTEGLEGSRFVVENPNADTTCGCGASFSI; encoded by the coding sequence ATGTCTGTTGCTGAAAGTTTTGACCCTACGCCATTGATCTTCACCGACAATGCTGCTGCGAAAGTGCGTGAGCTGGTTGAGGACGAGCAAAATCCAGAGCTAAAGCTGCGCGTATTTGTCACAGGCGGTGGCTGTTCTGGCTTTCAGTATGGCTTCACCTTTGATGAGCTGCTAGCCGATGATGATATAACGATTGAAAAAGATCACGTAGCTTTGGTCGTTGACTCGCTCAGCTACCAATACTTGGTTGGCGCCACGGTTGACTACACCGAGGGGCTAGAAGGCTCTCGCTTTGTTGTCGAGAACCCGAATGCCGACACTACCTGCGGCTGCGGTGCCTCTTTTTCTATTTAA